The Streptomyces sp. NBC_00162 genome window below encodes:
- a CDS encoding SUKH-3 domain-containing protein: protein MTTASASYDRSSTTRFPVAVDSALRTAGWEPGRWDIKQAEFWADALRDHTTPAGHRHTVFPAAVEAWAEFGGLTVGAPGPGRQIAPVTVRLDPLTGLHLARTFADLGRALSTQLCPLGVEADGGSHLALDREGRVYGIDHTGDWYLGAGIDEALTLLLTGLQPTRLTTG, encoded by the coding sequence ATGACCACCGCCTCAGCCTCCTACGACCGCTCCTCGACGACCCGCTTCCCCGTCGCCGTGGACTCCGCCCTGCGCACCGCCGGCTGGGAGCCCGGCCGCTGGGACATCAAGCAGGCCGAGTTCTGGGCCGACGCGCTCCGCGACCACACCACTCCCGCCGGGCACCGGCACACCGTGTTCCCCGCCGCCGTGGAGGCCTGGGCCGAATTCGGCGGCCTCACGGTCGGCGCGCCCGGCCCCGGCCGGCAGATAGCGCCCGTCACGGTCCGGCTCGACCCGCTGACCGGACTGCACCTGGCCCGCACCTTCGCCGACCTGGGCCGTGCCCTGTCCACGCAGCTCTGCCCCCTCGGCGTCGAGGCCGACGGAGGCTCGCACCTGGCCCTCGACCGCGAAGGCCGCGTGTACGGCATCGACCACACGGGCGACTGGTACCTCGGTGCGGGCATCGACGAGGCCCTGACCCTGCTCCTCACCGGCCTCCAGCCGACCCGCCTGACCACCGGCTGA
- a CDS encoding YwqJ-related putative deaminase — protein MQNTATRTDPGDATPGGQAGPASPETSGPSGTAPEAGGPAGDPRLRWSSTDGRPAVPVLRFRRDGILPTVAAALSVRGETLTGTAGKADQPPVLHPLVQDFLDTLTSGQRERFTGRCPEAILLSRHLAAVEGARSRRASRKPLSPSEARRSLKHAKITARRIREDGDPLHGSYAPPCRSCDALLAHFGVRPVDLTPSE, from the coding sequence ATGCAGAACACGGCAACACGCACAGATCCGGGCGATGCCACCCCGGGAGGCCAGGCGGGCCCGGCAAGCCCGGAAACCTCCGGGCCGTCAGGAACCGCTCCCGAAGCGGGCGGCCCGGCAGGCGACCCCCGCCTGCGCTGGAGCAGCACCGACGGCCGCCCGGCCGTGCCCGTCCTGCGCTTCCGCCGCGACGGCATCCTCCCCACCGTCGCCGCCGCCCTCTCCGTACGCGGCGAAACCCTGACCGGCACCGCCGGCAAGGCCGACCAGCCGCCCGTGCTCCACCCTCTCGTACAGGACTTCCTCGACACGCTGACCAGCGGCCAGCGCGAACGTTTCACCGGCCGATGTCCGGAGGCGATCCTGCTCTCCCGTCACCTGGCCGCCGTGGAGGGCGCCCGCTCCCGGCGCGCCTCCCGCAAGCCCCTCTCCCCGAGCGAAGCCCGCCGCTCCCTCAAGCACGCGAAGATCACCGCCCGGCGCATCCGCGAGGACGGCGACCCCCTCCACGGCAGCTACGCACCCCCCTGCCGGTCCTGCGACGCACTCCTCGCCCACTTCGGCGTACGCCCCGTCGACCTCACCCCCTCCGAGTAG
- a CDS encoding SMI1/KNR4 family protein, whose product MTTGRLGQQAAPPNAAYSGQVVHFPDPVRAARHPHGVRMDGNGHPDFSAYARAAVEIAEPPEGFGVDELRLTDCVSANAAMQAAGHELWDTVGPVATPHGWTWHHVAGSRRMELVPVEVKALLRHHAGLTTAPVDHGKRGTRPLQEVRPAHLGLPKSVVSVSEEQVQGVEEDLGYRLPEAYRSFLKAAGGCAPVGAGLDVDLGLLVDQPFFTVREEAAVNDLVYVNKCLRDHLTKDYLCVAFVQGGLLALKVKGEGIGSMWFSPYDDARDQDGWSVQERVERLLLPCGGDFDAFLERLAGNPPELETVAGLMVDGGFARSVPVAGTVPPRAGSVEG is encoded by the coding sequence ATGACGACAGGTCGGCTCGGGCAGCAGGCCGCGCCACCCAACGCCGCTTATTCGGGGCAGGTCGTGCATTTCCCGGACCCGGTCCGGGCCGCTCGGCATCCCCACGGAGTGCGGATGGACGGCAACGGGCATCCGGACTTCTCCGCGTACGCGCGTGCGGCGGTGGAGATCGCAGAGCCGCCGGAGGGCTTCGGCGTGGACGAGCTGCGGCTGACGGACTGCGTCTCCGCGAACGCGGCGATGCAGGCGGCCGGGCACGAACTGTGGGACACGGTCGGCCCGGTGGCGACGCCGCACGGCTGGACCTGGCACCACGTCGCGGGTTCGCGGCGCATGGAGCTGGTCCCGGTCGAGGTGAAGGCGCTGCTGAGGCACCACGCGGGGCTGACGACGGCGCCGGTGGACCACGGGAAGCGCGGGACGCGGCCGTTGCAGGAGGTGCGCCCGGCGCACCTGGGGCTGCCGAAGTCCGTGGTGTCGGTCTCCGAGGAACAGGTGCAGGGGGTCGAGGAGGACCTCGGCTACCGGCTGCCGGAGGCGTACCGCTCGTTCCTCAAGGCCGCGGGCGGCTGCGCGCCGGTCGGCGCGGGGCTGGACGTGGACCTCGGCCTGCTCGTGGACCAGCCGTTCTTCACAGTGCGTGAGGAGGCGGCGGTCAACGACCTCGTCTACGTCAACAAGTGTCTGCGGGATCACCTGACGAAGGACTACCTGTGCGTGGCCTTCGTACAGGGCGGACTGCTCGCCCTGAAAGTGAAGGGAGAGGGCATCGGTTCGATGTGGTTCTCCCCGTACGACGATGCGCGCGACCAGGACGGCTGGTCGGTGCAGGAGCGCGTGGAGCGGCTGTTGCTGCCGTGCGGCGGTGATTTCGACGCCTTTCTGGAGCGGTTGGCGGGCAACCCGCCGGAGCTGGAGACGGTGGCCGGTCTGATGGTGGACGGCGGATTCGCACGCTCGGTTCCCGTGGCGGGGACGGTTCCGCCACGTGCCGGTTCGGTTGAGGGGTGA
- a CDS encoding SUKH-4 family immunity protein — protein sequence MVTFAQAQERAEEWINGDVPAYQHREVRVREFGLGFVVWAEDRAAGPVSGGGRQRLVIARDSGEVTLWPGLPVGEVIRRYEEEYGAAAASTASEASVPPPRIDSEQTSFMLSPPEWLQEAADRAGIPPAAAPAAPAPAPAPAQVAAPAPVEPADAAPAPAAAPAPAPVDAVPLRRGGEIPYEPTANDGVPAGSTPWAGTDVNSGTDDASVPLPATVFAPPLSGSDLEEAPPSAVAPEAKTTLMPGGSQLPRTAVVPALAPESGSIADAPTSKAQVSRPAGQTPGAGQPPTPPGPPGAPGSLGRGLDHAATMLAGPAVTGQPPAPPGPPGAPGAGAPQPPGPPGPPGPPGPPGPPGPPGAPGSLGRGLDHAATMLAGPAVTGQPPAPPGPPGAPGAGAPQPPGPPGPPGAPGAPGGGLDHAATMLAGPAVTGQPPAPPGPPGAPGGGAHHAATMLAGPAVTGQPPAPPGPPGAPAPQPPAPTGVPTVGPGYQAVLRYRAHDGSEQQLIRRSAPGTPHPEWQILHELRAMNVPPQQVLELHTELESCELPGGYCARMIRETWPQVRITSVAPYGKDHAGRQQGMRHLLTHQGELHQVADGPARPAPVRAPLPQVPLQPAIPLDAIAQELAGAFGPQGVFRFDQRAVSRQGVPEIVAQTLMWSGLPVDFGPFFWAQAVPGQPVPTLAELAAQRQVQPASDAGSYLVVGSDFGKALCVQYGTANIVAVPVEGGPGGAPVPPQFVNSSLPQFVRSLAMLGHMWRLRQHLTPEQAGRWTVDFQANLAGLDSAALASPESWWSVLLEQMWDGLL from the coding sequence GTGGTGACATTTGCGCAGGCGCAGGAGCGCGCCGAGGAATGGATCAACGGCGACGTCCCCGCGTACCAGCACCGGGAGGTGCGGGTACGGGAGTTCGGGCTCGGGTTCGTGGTGTGGGCGGAGGACCGCGCGGCCGGTCCGGTCTCCGGGGGCGGCCGGCAGCGGCTGGTCATCGCGCGGGACAGCGGGGAGGTGACGCTGTGGCCGGGGCTGCCGGTGGGTGAGGTGATCCGCCGGTACGAGGAGGAGTACGGGGCCGCGGCTGCCTCGACGGCTTCGGAGGCTTCGGTTCCGCCGCCGCGGATCGACTCGGAGCAGACCTCGTTCATGCTGAGCCCGCCGGAGTGGCTGCAGGAGGCCGCGGACCGGGCGGGGATCCCGCCCGCCGCGGCTCCGGCTGCCCCGGCTCCGGCTCCGGCTCCCGCTCAGGTTGCGGCTCCCGCTCCGGTGGAGCCGGCCGACGCCGCGCCCGCTCCGGCTGCTGCTCCGGCCCCGGCGCCCGTGGACGCGGTGCCGCTGCGGCGCGGGGGCGAGATCCCGTACGAGCCGACCGCCAACGACGGGGTGCCGGCCGGGTCCACGCCGTGGGCCGGGACCGATGTGAACTCCGGTACGGACGACGCGTCCGTACCGCTGCCCGCGACCGTGTTCGCGCCGCCGCTGTCCGGGTCGGACCTGGAGGAGGCGCCGCCGTCCGCGGTGGCTCCGGAGGCGAAGACCACGCTGATGCCGGGCGGCAGCCAGCTGCCGCGGACCGCGGTCGTACCGGCGCTGGCTCCGGAGTCGGGCTCCATCGCCGACGCGCCGACGAGCAAGGCGCAGGTCTCCCGGCCGGCCGGGCAGACGCCCGGTGCGGGCCAACCGCCGACGCCGCCGGGTCCGCCCGGGGCTCCCGGGTCGCTCGGGCGCGGGCTGGACCATGCCGCGACGATGCTGGCCGGTCCGGCCGTGACGGGTCAGCCGCCGGCGCCTCCCGGTCCGCCCGGTGCTCCGGGTGCCGGGGCGCCGCAGCCTCCCGGTCCGCCGGGTCCGCCGGGTCCGCCGGGTCCGCCGGGTCCGCCGGGTCCGCCCGGGGCTCCCGGGTCGCTCGGGCGCGGGCTGGACCATGCCGCGACGATGCTGGCCGGTCCGGCCGTGACGGGTCAGCCGCCGGCGCCTCCCGGTCCGCCCGGTGCTCCGGGTGCCGGGGCGCCGCAGCCTCCCGGTCCGCCGGGTCCGCCCGGTGCCCCCGGCGCTCCCGGTGGCGGGCTCGACCACGCCGCCACCATGCTGGCCGGTCCCGCCGTGACCGGTCAGCCCCCGGCGCCCCCCGGTCCGCCGGGGGCTCCCGGTGGCGGAGCGCACCACGCCGCGACGATGCTGGCCGGTCCGGCCGTGACGGGCCAGCCGCCCGCGCCCCCCGGCCCGCCGGGCGCTCCGGCGCCGCAGCCTCCGGCGCCCACCGGCGTGCCCACGGTCGGCCCCGGCTACCAGGCCGTGCTCCGCTACCGCGCTCACGACGGCTCCGAGCAGCAGCTCATCCGCCGTTCCGCGCCCGGTACCCCGCACCCCGAGTGGCAGATCCTGCACGAGCTGCGCGCCATGAACGTGCCGCCGCAGCAGGTGCTGGAGCTGCACACCGAGCTGGAGTCCTGTGAACTGCCCGGCGGTTACTGCGCCCGGATGATCCGGGAGACCTGGCCGCAGGTGCGGATCACCAGCGTGGCTCCGTACGGCAAGGACCACGCGGGCCGTCAGCAGGGCATGCGCCATCTGCTCACCCATCAGGGCGAGCTGCACCAGGTGGCGGACGGCCCGGCGCGCCCCGCGCCGGTACGGGCGCCCCTGCCGCAGGTCCCGCTGCAGCCCGCGATCCCGCTGGACGCGATCGCGCAGGAGCTGGCGGGGGCGTTCGGCCCGCAGGGCGTGTTCCGCTTCGACCAGCGGGCGGTGTCCCGTCAGGGCGTGCCGGAGATCGTGGCGCAGACGCTGATGTGGTCGGGCCTGCCCGTCGACTTCGGGCCGTTCTTCTGGGCGCAGGCGGTGCCGGGCCAGCCGGTGCCGACGCTGGCCGAGCTGGCCGCGCAGCGGCAGGTGCAGCCGGCGTCGGACGCGGGGTCGTACCTCGTCGTCGGCAGCGACTTCGGCAAGGCGCTGTGCGTGCAGTACGGCACCGCGAACATCGTGGCCGTGCCGGTGGAGGGCGGTCCGGGCGGTGCTCCGGTACCCCCGCAGTTCGTGAACTCGAGCCTGCCGCAGTTCGTACGGTCCCTCGCGATGCTGGGTCACATGTGGCGGCTGCGACAGCACCTGACGCCGGAACAGGCGGGGCGCTGGACCGTCGATTTCCAGGCGAATCTGGCCGGGCTCGACAGCGCGGCACTGGCCTCGCCGGAGAGCTGGTGGTCGGTGCTGCTGGAGCAGATGTGGGACGGACTGCTCTGA
- a CDS encoding cellulose-binding protein, translated as MSAPIATVRGRGYRTDEVDRYLARLSGSRDEAWERVARLTVLGKQMEGEAARLREAVSALAPQTYEDLSERARRILLLAQEEADVLRGDARVDAAEAIGAAEAHAERVAELARLDAEAVREQTDVRARQGLLRAQREADDARAEARDDAQGWRSEAQARLAETRRRSEALLAEREQEQLERWEAAERELQAREAELEARHAELERYAEARLAEARRGFAEAEEAARHGQEDAEALAAELVAEARVAEERAGRETERILREHAEAEEEMRAHMNHVRSSLAALTGRAPAEG; from the coding sequence ATGAGTGCACCCATTGCGACTGTGCGCGGCCGCGGCTACCGCACGGACGAGGTCGACCGGTATCTCGCCCGGCTGTCCGGCAGCCGTGACGAGGCCTGGGAGCGGGTGGCACGGCTGACCGTCCTGGGGAAGCAGATGGAGGGGGAGGCGGCGCGGCTGCGCGAGGCCGTGTCCGCGCTGGCACCGCAGACCTACGAGGACCTGAGCGAGCGCGCCCGCCGGATCCTGCTGCTGGCGCAGGAGGAGGCGGACGTCCTGCGGGGCGACGCGCGGGTGGACGCGGCCGAGGCGATCGGCGCGGCCGAGGCGCACGCGGAGCGGGTGGCGGAGCTGGCGCGCCTGGACGCGGAGGCGGTGCGCGAACAGACCGACGTCCGGGCCCGGCAGGGGCTGTTGCGGGCGCAGCGGGAGGCGGACGACGCGCGGGCGGAGGCGCGGGACGACGCGCAGGGGTGGCGGTCGGAGGCGCAGGCGAGGCTGGCGGAGACGCGGCGGCGGTCGGAGGCGCTGCTGGCGGAGCGCGAGCAGGAGCAGCTGGAGCGGTGGGAGGCGGCCGAGCGGGAGCTGCAGGCGCGGGAGGCGGAACTGGAGGCGCGCCACGCGGAGCTGGAACGGTACGCCGAGGCCCGTCTGGCCGAGGCCCGCCGGGGCTTCGCGGAGGCGGAGGAGGCGGCGCGGCACGGTCAGGAGGACGCGGAGGCGCTGGCCGCCGAGCTGGTCGCGGAGGCGCGGGTGGCGGAGGAACGGGCGGGGCGGGAGACGGAGCGGATCCTGCGGGAGCACGCGGAGGCGGAGGAGGAGATGCGGGCGCACATGAACCACGTCCGCTCGAGCCTGGCCGCCCTGACCGGCCGTGCGCCCGCCGAGGGCTGA
- a CDS encoding alpha/beta fold hydrolase, translated as MITSVQHRTVDVDGVRVAYRESGPADGPVLLLLHGFPTASHQFARLMDALGDTRYRLIAPDYPGFGRTEAPEGFTYTFDRLADIVEGFTDALRLDRYALYVFDFGAPVGLRLATRRPDRVTGLIVQNGNAYEEGLAEAAREFAGLRREVPGDEDRIRGLFTVEGTRFQYETGVADPSLISPDSWTLDVHYLGLPGRADAQADLAFDYASNFGHYPAWQAWLRTARPPVLVVWGAGDPFFTPAGAKAYLQDVPEAAVHVFDGAGHFALESHLPAIAPLIATFLAELP; from the coding sequence ATGATCACGTCCGTTCAGCACCGCACCGTCGACGTGGACGGTGTACGCGTCGCCTACCGCGAGAGCGGCCCCGCCGACGGCCCCGTCCTGCTGCTCCTCCACGGCTTCCCCACCGCCTCGCACCAGTTCGCCCGTCTGATGGACGCGCTCGGGGACACGCGGTACCGCCTGATCGCCCCCGACTACCCCGGTTTCGGCCGCACCGAGGCCCCGGAAGGGTTCACGTACACCTTCGACCGGCTCGCCGACATCGTGGAGGGCTTCACCGACGCCCTCCGCCTGGACCGCTACGCCCTGTACGTCTTCGACTTCGGCGCCCCGGTCGGGCTGCGGCTCGCCACCCGGCGGCCGGACCGCGTGACCGGCCTGATCGTCCAGAACGGCAACGCGTACGAGGAGGGCCTCGCGGAGGCGGCCCGCGAGTTCGCCGGGCTGCGGCGCGAGGTGCCGGGCGACGAGGACCGGATCCGGGGCCTGTTCACCGTGGAGGGGACCCGTTTCCAGTACGAGACCGGGGTCGCGGACCCCTCCCTGATCTCCCCGGACAGCTGGACGCTCGACGTCCACTACCTCGGGCTGCCGGGGCGTGCGGACGCCCAGGCCGATCTCGCCTTCGACTACGCCTCGAACTTCGGCCACTACCCGGCCTGGCAGGCCTGGCTGCGCACGGCGCGGCCGCCGGTCCTGGTCGTCTGGGGCGCCGGCGATCCCTTCTTCACCCCGGCGGGTGCGAAGGCCTACCTCCAGGACGTCCCGGAGGCCGCCGTCCACGTCTTCGACGGCGCGGGCCACTTCGCCCTGGAGTCCCACCTCCCGGCCATCGCCCCCCTGATCGCGACGTTCCTCGCCGAACTCCCGTAA
- a CDS encoding CGNR zinc finger domain-containing protein, with the protein MTFPLTGEPLALDLLNTVIAEGDLVAAPADLARWLAEQAGRLTPVAEPGAAEVAAVRAVREAARAALAAVRDGERPPREALRALNEALAAAPARLELAWSAEAGLTAAPQRAAAPARRLAAELAEAVAEFLTDPRVTSVRACEAEDCVLMFLPAHPRRRWCVAAVCGNRARVARYYARHKADTAQEV; encoded by the coding sequence ATGACTTTTCCGCTGACCGGCGAGCCCCTCGCCCTGGATCTCCTGAACACCGTGATCGCCGAGGGCGACCTCGTCGCCGCGCCGGCGGATCTCGCGCGGTGGCTGGCCGAGCAGGCCGGGCGGCTGACCCCGGTCGCGGAGCCGGGTGCGGCCGAGGTGGCCGCCGTACGGGCCGTGCGGGAGGCCGCGCGCGCGGCGCTCGCGGCCGTACGGGACGGGGAGCGGCCGCCGCGCGAGGCGCTGCGCGCGCTGAACGAGGCCCTGGCCGCGGCGCCCGCCCGCCTCGAGCTGGCCTGGAGCGCGGAGGCGGGGCTCACCGCCGCCCCGCAGCGCGCGGCGGCCCCGGCGCGGCGGCTCGCGGCCGAACTGGCCGAGGCGGTCGCGGAGTTCCTGACGGACCCCCGGGTCACCTCGGTCCGCGCCTGCGAGGCGGAGGACTGCGTCCTGATGTTCCTTCCGGCGCACCCGCGGCGCCGCTGGTGCGTGGCGGCGGTCTGCGGCAACCGGGCCCGGGTGGCCCGGTACTACGCCCGCCACAAGGCGGACACGGCCCAGGAGGTCTAG
- a CDS encoding MFS transporter — protein MGTAESTEGSPDGIPAGAASGTGPAPKPGRPPAAVVASLMLGMALAALEGTIVSTAVPQIVGDIGGFAVFSWLFSGYLLAVTVTLPVYGKLSDTFGRKPVLLFGIGLFVIGSLLCALAWNMAALIAFRIVQGLGGGALQGTVQTLAADLYPLKDRPRIQARMSTVWATSAVAGPALGGLLASYAHWRWIFLINLPLGALALWMISRHLKEPVRSPARRGPVDWAGALSIFACGGLLLFALVQGGVAWPWLSAPSLGLLGASAVLAAVVVRVERRAEEPILPGWVWRQRTIAAVNLAMGALGLLMVAPMVFMPTYAQSVLGLGPVGAGLVMSVMTLSWPITAALSQHVYRRIGFRRTAAVGMGLAAVILYSFTLLPYPARPWQPALIMLLLGGALGLFQLPLIVGVQSTVGWAERGTATASVLFSRQVGQSIGAALLAAVANATIAARLIDAPVSGLPTALDDVTKALDQPGLLSQAAADYLREAVAAAVDHIFLGATGAAVASLLVLLLMAPRRFPVLPEHVEEQQP, from the coding sequence GTGGGGACAGCGGAGAGCACGGAAGGAAGTCCGGACGGCATACCCGCGGGCGCCGCGTCGGGCACGGGGCCCGCGCCGAAGCCGGGCCGGCCGCCCGCCGCCGTGGTGGCCTCGCTGATGCTGGGCATGGCGCTCGCCGCCCTCGAGGGCACCATCGTCTCCACCGCCGTCCCCCAGATCGTGGGCGACATCGGCGGGTTCGCCGTCTTCTCCTGGCTCTTCTCCGGCTATCTGCTCGCCGTCACCGTCACCCTGCCCGTCTACGGGAAGCTGTCCGACACCTTCGGCCGCAAGCCGGTGCTGCTCTTCGGCATCGGCCTGTTCGTCATCGGCTCGCTGCTGTGCGCGCTCGCCTGGAACATGGCCGCCCTGATCGCCTTCCGGATCGTCCAGGGCCTGGGCGGCGGCGCCCTCCAGGGCACGGTCCAGACCCTGGCCGCCGATCTGTATCCGCTCAAGGACCGGCCGAGGATCCAGGCCCGGATGTCCACCGTGTGGGCCACCTCGGCCGTGGCCGGCCCGGCGCTCGGCGGGCTGCTCGCCTCGTACGCCCACTGGCGCTGGATCTTCCTGATCAACCTGCCGCTGGGCGCCCTCGCCCTGTGGATGATCAGCCGTCACCTGAAGGAGCCCGTACGGTCCCCCGCGCGCCGCGGCCCGGTCGACTGGGCGGGGGCACTGTCGATCTTCGCCTGCGGCGGGCTGCTGCTCTTCGCGCTCGTCCAGGGCGGGGTCGCCTGGCCCTGGCTGTCCGCGCCCTCGCTGGGACTGCTCGGCGCGAGCGCGGTGCTGGCCGCGGTGGTGGTCCGGGTGGAACGCCGGGCCGAGGAACCGATCCTGCCGGGCTGGGTGTGGCGCCAGCGCACCATCGCCGCCGTCAACCTCGCCATGGGGGCGCTCGGCCTGCTGATGGTCGCCCCGATGGTGTTCATGCCGACGTACGCCCAGTCCGTGCTCGGACTCGGGCCTGTCGGCGCCGGGCTGGTCATGTCCGTGATGACCCTGAGCTGGCCCATCACCGCCGCCCTCAGCCAGCACGTCTACCGGCGGATCGGATTCAGGAGGACCGCGGCCGTCGGCATGGGTCTGGCCGCGGTGATCCTGTACTCCTTCACCCTGCTCCCGTATCCCGCCCGGCCCTGGCAGCCCGCGCTGATCATGCTGCTGCTGGGCGGCGCCCTCGGCCTCTTCCAGCTCCCGCTGATCGTCGGGGTCCAGTCCACCGTCGGCTGGGCGGAGCGGGGAACGGCGACCGCCTCGGTGCTGTTCTCCCGCCAGGTCGGCCAGAGCATCGGCGCGGCCCTGCTGGCCGCCGTAGCCAACGCCACCATCGCCGCCCGCCTGATCGACGCCCCCGTGTCCGGACTGCCGACCGCCCTGGACGACGTGACGAAGGCCCTGGACCAGCCGGGCCTGCTCTCCCAGGCGGCCGCCGACTACCTGCGCGAGGCCGTGGCCGCCGCCGTGGACCACATCTTCCTCGGCGCGACGGGCGCGGCCGTGGCCTCGCTGCTGGTGCTGCTGCTGATGGCGCCGCGCAGGTTCCCGGTGCTGCCGGAGCACGTGGAGGAGCAACAGCCCTGA
- a CDS encoding ABC transporter ATP-binding protein codes for MTETRHGGTGGHAAVAARARKVVKAYGSGETRVVALDDVDVDIHRGQFTAIMGPSGSGKSTLMHCLAGLDTVTSGQIHLDDTEITGLKDKKLTQLRRDRIGFIFQAFNLLPTLNALENITLPMDIAGRKPDAEWLNRVVETVGLAGRLKHRPTELSGGQQQRVAVARALAARPQIIFGDEPTGNLDSRAGAEVLGFLRRSVDELGQTIVMVTHDPVAASYADRVIFLADGRIVDEMYGPTAEQVLDRMKDFDARGRTS; via the coding sequence ATGACCGAAACCAGGCACGGGGGTACTGGAGGGCATGCAGCCGTCGCGGCCCGGGCGCGGAAGGTCGTCAAGGCCTACGGCTCCGGTGAGACGCGGGTCGTCGCCCTGGACGACGTGGACGTGGACATCCACCGCGGCCAGTTCACCGCGATCATGGGCCCCTCGGGCTCCGGCAAGTCCACGCTGATGCACTGCCTCGCCGGTCTCGACACCGTGACCAGCGGGCAGATCCACCTCGACGACACCGAGATCACCGGGCTGAAGGACAAGAAGCTCACGCAGCTGCGCCGGGACCGGATCGGCTTCATCTTCCAGGCCTTCAACCTGCTGCCCACGCTCAACGCCCTGGAGAACATCACGCTCCCCATGGACATCGCGGGCCGCAAGCCCGACGCCGAGTGGCTGAACCGGGTCGTGGAGACCGTCGGCCTCGCCGGCCGCCTCAAGCACCGCCCCACCGAGCTCTCCGGCGGTCAGCAGCAGCGTGTGGCGGTCGCCCGCGCCCTCGCCGCCCGCCCGCAGATCATCTTCGGCGACGAGCCCACCGGAAACCTGGACTCCCGGGCCGGCGCCGAGGTCCTGGGCTTCCTGCGCCGCTCCGTGGACGAACTCGGCCAGACCATCGTCATGGTCACCCACGACCCGGTCGCCGCCTCCTACGCGGACCGCGTCATCTTCCTCGCCGACGGCCGGATCGTCGACGAGATGTACGGGCCCACCGCCGAGCAGGTCCTGGACCGGATGAAGGACTTCGACGCGCGCGGGCGGACGTCATGA